One stretch of Prunus persica cultivar Lovell chromosome G1, Prunus_persica_NCBIv2, whole genome shotgun sequence DNA includes these proteins:
- the LOC18791462 gene encoding putative pectinesterase 63 has translation MKKMVGKTTCMGVDATLTMTLILLTATIAMADDDTPIPANQPQVNTWFNNNVKPYTERQGTLDPALATAEAGQTVIKVMKDGSGQFKTITDAINSIPADNTKRVIVYIGEGKYEEKITIPRNKPFVTFFGSPTNMPTLTFAGTAQKYGTVNSATVIVESDYFMAANVIIKNSSPRPDGKAVGAQAVALRVSGNKSALYNCKLIGFQDTFCDDKGNHFLKDCFIEGTVDFIWGSGKSLYLNNELHVVGDNGLTVITAQARDSSSDDTGYSFVHCKITGTGNGTYLGRAWRISPMVVFAYTSMSEVINPAGWSDDNHPERDNTVFYGEYKCSGPGSSAAGRVKYTKQLTDEQIKPFLSLGYIQGSKWLLPPPNPKV, from the exons atgaaaaaaatggtCGGAAAAACAACATGCATGGGCGTTGATGCAACTCTAACCATGACATTAATTCTCCTCACTGCCACTATAGCCATGGCGGATGATGATACACCGATACCAGCCAACCAACCCCAAGTCAACACGTGGTTCAATAACAATGTGAAGCCGTACACAGAGCGGCAGGGCACGCTTGACCCTGCCCTTGCAACGGCTGAGGCTGGTCAAACCGTCATCAAGGTCATGAAAGATGGAAGTGGCCAATTCAAGACTATTACTGACGCCATTAATAGCATTCCGGCCGACAACACCAAACGTGTCATTGTGTACATTGGAGAGGGAAAGTACGAAGAGAAAATCACAATTCCACGGAATAAACCATTTGTTACATTTTTTGGCTCTCCAACCAATATGCCAACTTTGACCTTTGCTGGCACAGCCCAAAAGTATGGAACTGTGAACAGTGCCACAGTGATTGTTGAATCTGACTACTTTATGGCAGCTAATGTTATTATTAAG AACTCTTCACCAAGGCCAGATGGGAAAGCAGTGGGAGCGCAGGCAGTGGCATTGAGGGTGTCGGGGAATAAGTCAGCCTTGTACAATTGCAAACTTATTGGTTTCCAGGACACCTTTTGTGATGACAAGGGCAATCATTTTTTGAAGGACTGCTTTATTGAAGGCACTGTGGATTTCATCTGGGGAAGTGGAAAGTCTCTCTATTTG AACAATGAGTTACATGTGGTGGGGGATAATGGATTAACAGTGATAACAGCACAAGCAAGGGACTCATCTTCAGATGATACTGGATACTCATTTGTCCACTGCAAGATAACTGGGACTGGAAATGGCACATATTTGGGCAGGGCTTGGAGGATCAGTCCCATGGTGGTCTTTGCCTACACCAGCATGTCTGAGGTCATCAACCCCGCTGGCTGGAGCGACGATAACCACCCCGAACGTGACAA CACTGTGTTCTATGGAGAATACAAGTGTTCGGGTCCAGGTTCAAGTGCGGCTGGGAGAGTAAAATACACCAAACAATTGACGGACGAACAAATCAAACCTTTCCTAAGCCTTGGCTATATTCAGGGTTCCAAATGGCTGCTTCCTCCTCCAAATCCCAAAGTGTAG